Part of the Longimicrobium sp. genome is shown below.
AGGTCGGCCTCGGCGGGGGAGCCGGCCGGCGCCACGAGATATGCGACCAGGCGGCGCTCCGCGGCGCCTTCGCCCAGGGCGACGACGACGCACTCCTGCACCTCCGGCTGGGCCCCGAGCGCCGCTTCCACCTCGCCCAGCTCCACGCGAAACCCGCGGATCTTCACCTGGTGGTCCAGGCGCCCCACGAACTCCAGGCGCCCGTCCGGGCGGCGGCGGGCCAGGTCCCCCGTGCGGTACATCCGGGCGCCGGGCTCGGCGGCGAAGGGGTCGGGAACGAACCGCTCCGCCGTTCGCCCGGGAAGGTCCACGTAGCCGCGCGCCACCCCCGCGCCCCCCAGGCACAGCTCCCCCGGCACGCCGGCGGGAACGAGCTGCAGCTCCGCATCGAGAACGTACGCGCGGGTGCCGGGGATGGGCCGTCCGATGGTGGGCGGGTCCCCGGCTTCGCACACGTCGGCCGTCGCCCAGATGGTGCTTTCCGTGGGGCCGTACAGGTTCAGGAAGCGCCGGCCGCGCCCCCACCGCTCCACCGCCTCCGGGGGGCAGACGTCGCCCGCCACCGTGACCAGGCGCAGCGCGGGGAGCTTGCCCGCGGGCGGGATGGCCAGCGCCGCGGGCGGCAAGGTGACCACGGTGATGGCGCGCTCGCGAAGGAAGCGCTCCAGCGGCTCGCCGGGGAGCATCTCGTCCCGCCGTCCCAGGCAGAGCGCCGCTCCCGCGGCGAGCGCCATCACCATCTCGAAGATCGAGGCGTCGAAGCTGGGGGACGAGAACTGCAGCACCCGGTCGCCCGGTTCCACGCCTAGCAGGCTCCGCTGCGCGGCCGCCACGTTCCCCAGCCCGCGATGCGGCACCTGCACGCCCTTGGGCCGGCCGGTGGACCCGGAGGTGTAGATGACGTACGCGATGGAATCCGCCGTCGCCCGCTCCTGCGGCGGCGTGGCGGGAAGGGCGGCGAGCGCATCCTTCGCGGCGTCCAGACAGACGACGCGCGTGGTCCCCGCAGGAAGCCGGGGAAGGAGCGCGCTGTCAGTCAGCAGCACGCCCGCCCCGGCGTCGCGCAGCACCCAGGCGAGGCGATCCGGCGGATGCGCGGGGTCCAGCGGAAGCAGGGCGCCCCCCGCGCGGAGGACGGCGAGGAAGGCCACCACCCGCTCCACCGAGGGCTCCAGGCAGCTCGCCACCCGAACCTCGGGCCCCACGCCGAGCGCCCGGAGGTGGTGCGCAAGGCGGTTGGCGCGGGCGTCCAGCTCCGCGTAGCTCAGGCGTTGCTCGCCGCAGAGCACGGCGTCGGCGCCCGGCCTGCGCGCCGCCTCCGCCGCGATCCACCGGTGGACGAGGGTCTCGCCGGGCGGATCGGCGGCGGGGGCGATCGACGCCTCCAGCAGCTGGTGGCGCTCCGCGGGGGAAAGGAACGACCGCTCCGCCAGCGGGCCCCCGGGGTTGGCCGCCACGGCCGCCAGCAGCCGCTGGTAGTGCTCCGCCGCGCGCCGCACCGTGGCCTCATCGAAAAGGTCGGTGCTGTACTCCAGGTTGCCCATCAGCCCCACGGGCGCTTCCCACATGGAAAGGGCCCAGTCGAACTTGGCCGTCCCCGTGTGCATCTCCAGGGGCTCCAGCGTCAGCCCCAGCCGCTCGACGGGAAAGAGGGGGATCTTCTTCAGGTCGAACATCACCTGGAAGAAGGGGGTGTGGGCGGCGCCGCGCTCCGGCCGCAGCGCCTGCACCACCCGCTCGAAGGGGACGTCCTGGTTGCCCTGCGCGCTCACCACCGTTTCCCGCACCCGCGCCAGCAGCTCGCGGAACGAGCCGGCGCCGGCCACGGGGGTGCGCAGCACCACCGTGTTGGTGAACAATCCGACCAGCCGCTCCAGCTCGCGGCGGCGGCGCACGGTAACCGGCATTCCCACCGCGACTTCGCCCTGCCGGCTGTAGCGGTGAAGCAGCAGCGTGAAGCCGGCGAGCAGCACCATGAAGAGGGTGGCGCCCTCCTCCCGCGCGAGCGTGCGGAGCGCCGCCGCGAGTTCGGGGGCAACGGTAAAGGAGACGAGCCCGCCGCGGTGGCCGGAAACCGGTGGACGCGGACGATCGGCGGGAAGGTCCAGCGCGCCCGGCATCGCCGCCAGCTGCTCCTTCCAGTACGCCAGCTGCCGCTGTGCATCGGCGCCCTGCAGCTCCTGCCGCTGCCAGGCCGCGAAGTCGCCGTACTGGCAGGCGGGCGCGGGGAGCGAGGGCGGCTCCCCCGACGCCAGGTCGTGATACAGGGTAAAGAGCTCGTCGAAGAAGATGCCGGTGGACCAGCCGTCGAAGACGATGTGGTGCACCGTGAACACCAGCAGGTGCTCCTCGTCGCCCAGGCGAAGGAGCGACAGGTGGAAGAGCGGCCCGC
Proteins encoded:
- a CDS encoding amino acid adenylation domain-containing protein — translated: MSDLAARIASLPAEKRKLLVHRLRDPGGLAEPPLRPRERAPGGDPLSPAQERVWIEQARDPHSPFYSEAMAFRIGGPLRAELLERSLDEVVRRHEILRTTFANAGGELVQRVGGGAAGAFSAADLRTLPASARQAEAMRRAHEQARRPFDLDRGPLFHLSLLRLGDEEHLLVFTVHHIVFDGWSTGIFFDELFTLYHDLASGEPPSLPAPACQYGDFAAWQRQELQGADAQRQLAYWKEQLAAMPGALDLPADRPRPPVSGHRGGLVSFTVAPELAAALRTLAREEGATLFMVLLAGFTLLLHRYSRQGEVAVGMPVTVRRRRELERLVGLFTNTVVLRTPVAGAGSFRELLARVRETVVSAQGNQDVPFERVVQALRPERGAAHTPFFQVMFDLKKIPLFPVERLGLTLEPLEMHTGTAKFDWALSMWEAPVGLMGNLEYSTDLFDEATVRRAAEHYQRLLAAVAANPGGPLAERSFLSPAERHQLLEASIAPAADPPGETLVHRWIAAEAARRPGADAVLCGEQRLSYAELDARANRLAHHLRALGVGPEVRVASCLEPSVERVVAFLAVLRAGGALLPLDPAHPPDRLAWVLRDAGAGVLLTDSALLPRLPAGTTRVVCLDAAKDALAALPATPPQERATADSIAYVIYTSGSTGRPKGVQVPHRGLGNVAAAQRSLLGVEPGDRVLQFSSPSFDASIFEMVMALAAGAALCLGRRDEMLPGEPLERFLRERAITVVTLPPAALAIPPAGKLPALRLVTVAGDVCPPEAVERWGRGRRFLNLYGPTESTIWATADVCEAGDPPTIGRPIPGTRAYVLDAELQLVPAGVPGELCLGGAGVARGYVDLPGRTAERFVPDPFAAEPGARMYRTGDLARRRPDGRLEFVGRLDHQVKIRGFRVELGEVEAALGAQPEVQECVVVALGEGAAERRLVAYLVAPAGSPAEADLRERLRRRLPEHMVPSAFVPLGALPRTPSGKVDRAALPPPGAAGARAGVRHVAPRTATEHKVAAIWAELLSR